One window of Mixophyes fleayi isolate aMixFle1 chromosome 3, aMixFle1.hap1, whole genome shotgun sequence genomic DNA carries:
- the LOC142143011 gene encoding ankyrin repeat and EF-hand domain-containing protein 1-like, whose protein sequence is MAPETRVAVGRLETLQIYKVLQCVHDLNKDQIEKLTTLGVPDLINLTEPRNGYGALHQAAEVNNVDMCKFLLSLGAQPDVQDFKGCTPAMKAAELGHDLVLEVLAKAHASMTIVNKEGKGILFYCISPTKRHLRCFQIALDGGADVNNKTKGGIPVFLAACEQARECKEMCLTLLERGAKAYAYNPKTSRTALMEAAREGALDVVRSILKKGGNVNAFDKQRYHAVHFAAKGGFFEILMVLSAYKADMGIIAMDGNTALHHAASGGFADCCKFLGQRGCNPIWKNIKTMTPKDVAKEGGFKAAKKELGKAMRRYKKYSKPGVKNPNPQWSITLHDWSCEHQLYLRESFAMLSKGDGTVTKEDFVSILKAKRAPVSEEELNSIIHLHEIGRRDNINTEEFLKGCKYLQKAFLLSAYAPKKKERKKGKEKIGKEKKGKSTLPMPICMMPNHLISHREDSGLPNFMIDDSGWYVDKLERVYTHINFGTKARDIESLKRAFAEGVPVDVKDIFYKTPLISACAHGNMDTVKFLLEKGAHVNVSDNFMWTPLHHACHGGQKDIAELLLNHGAKIDAVALGGSTPLMRAVERGSLDCAHLLIKSGAKLEIANKKGENVLDLAKAYADCTLIDMIQEKLDSLSKPKKKWWSKGRGKMEGK, encoded by the exons ATGGCACCAGAGACACGTGTAGCCGTTGGAAGGCTAGAAACTTTACAGATCTACAAAGTTCTACAGTGTGTTCATGATCTAAATAAAGACCAGATAGAAAAACTCACTACACTTGGAGTCCCGGACCTTATCAACCTCACCGAGCCACGTAATGGATATGGTGCTCTACACCAAGCCGCCGAGGTTAATAATGTTGATATGTGTAAGTTTCTGCTTAGCCTTGGAGCCCAGCCTGATGTACAAGACTTTAAAGGATGTACCCCTGCCATGAAAGCAGCAGAGTTAGGACATGACTTGGTGTTGGAAGTTCTTGCCAAAGCCCATGCCAGCATGACTATCGTGAATAAAGAAGGAAAAG GGATCCTATTTTACTGTATCTCACCCACCAAGAGACATCTACGCTGTTTTCAGATAGCGCTGGATGGTGGAGCTGATGTCAATAACAAAACCAAAGGCGGCATTCCGGTATTCCTGGCAGCATGTGAGCAGGCTCGGGAGTGTAAAGAAATGTGTCTGACATTATTGGAAAGAGGAGCTAAGGCCTATGCATACAATCCA AAGACGAGTCGCACGGCTTTGATGGAAGCAGCAAGAGAAGGTGCCTTAGATGTTGTCCGAAGTATTTTGAAAAAAGGAGGAAATGTGAATGCTTTTGACAAACAACGATATCATGCTGTTCATTTTGCTGctaaaggtggattttttgag ATCCTAATGGTGCTGTCTGCATACAAAGCGGACATGGGAATTATTGCAATGGATGGAAACACAGCCCTTCACCATGCTGCTAGCGGTGGGTTTGCTGATTGCTGCAAGTTCCTTGGACAAAGAG GTTGCaatcctatttggaaaaatataaaaactatgaCACCCAAAGACGTTGCAAAAGAGGGTGGTTTCAAGGCTGCAAAGAAGGAATTAGGCAAAGCCATGCGTCGTTATAAAAAATACTCTAAGCCAGGAGTAAAAAATCCCAACCCACAATGGTCAATAACTCTACATGATTGGTCATGTGAGCACCAATTATATCTTAGAGAATCTTTTGCTATGTTGAGTAAGGGAGATGGAACTGTCACAAAAGAGGACTTTGTTTCCATCCTCAAAGCGAAGAGAGCCCCCGTGTCTGAAGAGGAACTGAACAGCATAATTCATCTTCATGAGATAGGTAGAAGAGATAACATCAATACCGAGGAGTTTTTAAAAGGATGTAAGTACTTACAAAAAGCCTTTTTACTATCTGCTTATGCTccgaaaaagaaagaaagaaaaaaaggaaaggagaaaataggaaaagagaaaaaaggaaaGAGCACTCTACCCATGCCCATATGTATGATGCCAAATCATCTCATTTCACACCGGGAAGATAGTGGACTTCCCAACTTTATGATAGATGACTCTGGATGGTATGTGGATAAACTGGAAAGGGTGTATACGCACATAAATTTTGGCACCAAAGCCAGAGACATAGAGTCTTTGAAGAGGGCTTTTGCAGAGGGTGTACCTGTGGATGTGAAagatattttttataaaacaccCCTGATTTCTGCATGTGCTCATGGAAATATGGACACGGTGAAATTTCTTCTAGAAAAAGG TGCTCACGTCAATGTAAGTGATAATTTCATGTGGACTCCTCTGCACCACGCCTGTCACGGGGGCCAGAAAGACATTGCAGAACTGCTGCTAAATCATGGAGCCAAAATAGATGCAGTTGCTCTCGGCGGGTCCACGCCACTGATGAGAGCAGTAGAGAGGGGCAGCTTGGATTGTGCTCACCTTTTAATAAAATCAGGAGCAAAACTGGAAATTGCGAACAAGAAAG GAGAAAATGTTCTGGATCTTGCAAAAGCATATGCCGACTGTACACTGATTGACATGATCCAAGAAAAACTGGACAGCTTGTCAAAACCAAAAAAGAAGTGGTGGAGCAAAGGGAGAGGCAAAATGGAAGGAAAATAA